In the genome of Streptomyces sp. NBC_00259, the window TCCACCTCGCAGGAAGAGATCATCTCCGCCATCACCGGCGCCACGGACAACGCCGTGACCCGTCGTGCGGCGCGCACCTCGGAGGCGCAGAAGTGAGCATCGACAAGACTTCGGCACCCGCCGACACCGAGCACCAGGTGGTGAACCCGGACGCCGCACAGAACGCGGTCACCGCGGTCGACCCCCGGCTGCTGGTGCGCGAGCAGGGCCTCAAGGGCTACGTCGCGGAGTTCCGGCGCAAGATGCACGCCGGTGACCTGGGCTCCATCCCCGTCGTCATCGGCCTGATCCTGATCTGCGTCATCTTCCAGAGCCTGAACTCGAACTTCCTCTCCGCGCAGAACCTCAGCAACATCGCGGTCACGATGGTCGCCACCGGCATGATGGCCGTCGGCATCATCTTCGTGCTACTGCTCGGTGAGATCGACCTCTCGGTCGGCTCGGTCAGCGGTGTGTCGGGCGCGATCGTGGCCGTACTCAGCGTCACCCACGGGATGAACGAGTGGCTCGCCGTGCTCGTCGCGATCGCGAGCGGCGCGGCCATAGGCGCCCTCCACGGCTTCTTCTTCGCGAGGATCGGCGCACCCGCGTTCGCCGTCACCCTGGCGGGACTGCTCTTCTGGCTGGGCTTCATGCTCCAGCTCCTCGGCGACCAGGGCACCATCAACCTGGACGGCGACGGTGTCATCGGCAAGCTGACCACGTACTACTTCTCGGACGTGGCGGCTGCCTACGGCCTGGCCGCGGTGGCCGTGGCCGTGTTCTTCCTCTCGTCGTTCGTCGACAGCCGTCGCCGTGAGGCCGCCGGAGTGCCGTCCCGGCCGCTCAACGACATCGTGTTCCGCACGGTGCTGCTCGCCGTCGTCGCCTTCGCCGCCGCGTTCATGTTCAACCAGTACAAGGGCCTGCCCCTGGCACTGGTGCTGTTCCTGGCGGTCCTGGTGCTCACGGACTTCGTCCTGCGGCGCACCGCGTACGGCCGGAAGATCTTCGCGCTCGGCGGCAGCGTCGAGGCCTCCCGCCGAGCCGGCATCAACGTCACGGCGGTGCGGATCTCGGTCTTCGCCATCGCGGGCACCTTCGCCGCCGTCGGCGGCCTGTTCTGGGCCTCCAAGATCGCGGCGGCCAACCAGAGCGCCGGCGCCGGTGACCTCCTGATGAACGTCATCGCGGCGGCCGTCATCGGCGGCACCAGCCTCTTCGGCGGCCGCGGCCGGACCTGGAACGCGCTGCTCGGCGTCATGGTGATCGTCTCGATCCAGTACGGACTCGCGCTCGAAGGCATCGCCACGCCGATCCAGTACATGATCACCGGTGGTGTGCTCCTCGCGACCGTCGTGATCGACTCGGTCACGCGCAAGACGCAGAAGACCGCGGGCCGCGCGTAACGGCCCATACCGCAGTGCCCGGCGCCGGAACCGGCGCCGGGCACTGCTGCGTGTTCACAGGACCACGGGGGACGCACGCGGGGGACACAGGGGGGATGTCCGCCAAAGGCGTGACGCTCAAGGCCCCGCCCGATGACAGGCGCTGCGAGCGGAACATTAGACTCGACAAATCGTTGCCAAGCTCGACCAGCTCACACGCAAGGAGGCACGGGTGCCGCTGCTGACCCGTATCAGGGGACCGCGCGATCTGGACCGGCTCAGCCCGGAGCAGCTCGACCAGCTGGCCGCAGAGATCCGCACCTTCCTCGTGGATGCCGTCTCCAAGACCGGCGGACACCTCGGCCCCAACCTCGGCGTGGTCGAGCTGACCATCGCCCTGCACCGCGTCTTCGACTCCCCGAACGACAAGGTGCTCTTCGACACCGGACACCAGAGCTATGTGCACAAGCTGCTGACCGGCCGCCAGGACTTCACGAAGCTGCGCGCCAAGGGCGGCCTGTCCGGCTACCCCTCGCGCGCCGAGTCCGAGCACGACGTCATCGAGAACTCGCACGCCTCCACCGTCCTCGGCTGGGCGGACGGCCTCGCCAAAGCCAACGAGGTGCTGCAGAAGGACGACCACGTCGTCGCCGTCATCGGTGACGGCGCGCTGACCGGCGGCATGGCCTGGGAGGCGCTGAACAACATCGCCGAGGCCAAGGACCGTCCGCTCGTCATCGTCGTCAACGACAACGAGCGCTCCTACGCCCCGACGATCGGCGGCCTCGCCAACCACCTCGCCACGCTCCGCACCACCGACGGCTACGAGCGCTTCCTGGCCCGTACGAAGGAGATCCTCGATCGCACGCCGGTCGTCGGGAAGCCGCTCTACGAGACCCTGCACGGCGCCAAGAAGGGCCTGAAGGACTTCATCGCGCCCCAGGGCATGTTCGAGGACCTCGGCCTCAAGTACGTCGGCCCCATCGACGGCCACGACATGGAGGCCCTGGAGTCCGCGCTGACCCGCGCCAAGCGGTTCGGCGGCCCGGTCATCGTGCACTGCCTCACCGAGAAGGGCCGCGGCTACCAGCACGCGGAACAGGACGAGGCCGACCGCTTCCACGGCATCGGCCCGATCCACCCCGACACCGGGCTGCCCGTCAAGACCTCGGCCGCCAGCTGGACCTCGGTCTTCGGCGAGGAGATGGTCAAGCTCGGCAAGGAGCGCGAGGACATCGTCGCGATCACCGCGGCGATGCTCCAGCCCGTCGGACTGAAGAAGTTCGCCGAGGCGTTCCCCGACCGGGTGTACGACGTCGGCATCGCCGAGCAGCACGCCGCGACCTCTGCGGCCGGTCTCGCCACCGGCGGCGTCCACCCGGTCTTCGCCGTCTACGCGACGTTCCTCAACCGCGCCTTCGACCAGGTCCTGATGGATGTGGCACTGCACAAGTGCGGCGTCACGTTCGTCCTGGACCGCGCCGGTGTCACCGGCGACGACGGCGCCTCCCACAACGGCATGTGGGACATGTCGATCCTCCAGGTCGTCCCCACCCTGCGGATGTCGGCCCCGCGCGACGCCCAGCAGCTGCGCGCCCAGCTCCGCGAGGCCGTCGAGGTCAAGGACGCCCCGACCGTGGTGCGCTACTCCAAGGGCGTGGTCGGCCCCGCCGTGCCGGCCGTCGGCCGGGTCGGTGGCATGGACGTCCTGCGCGAGCCGGGCACGGACAGGCCCGATGTGCTCCTGGTCTCCGTCGGCGCCCTCGCGCCCATGTGCCTGGAGATCGCCGACCTCCTCGACAAGCAGGGCATCTCCACGACCGTCGTCGACCCCCGCTGGGTCAAGCCGGTCGACGAGGCCCTCGCGCCGCTCGCCGAGCAGCACCGGGTCGTCGTCACCGTCGAGGACAACAGCCGCGTCGGCGGCGTCGGTGCCGCCGTCTCCCAGGCGCTGCGCGACGCCGGTGTGGACCTGCCGCTGCGTGACTTCGGCATCCCGCCGCGCTTCCTCGACCACGCCTCCCGCAAGGAGGTCATGGCCGAGATCGGGCTGACCGCGCCGGACATCGCCCGGCAGGTCACGGGTCTCGTCGCCAAGCTCGGCGGCCGCCTCGACGGTCGTCTCGACGGCGAGCCGGCCGAGGCTCCGGAGCCCGCGCGCGACTGATCCGGACGCCGTCCGGCGCACACACCCCGGCAGACGGATTGGGCCGGTCGGAGTACCGAATGAGGTTTCCGGCCGGTCCTTTCGTGTGAAACGGCCTCCGAGGGCGGGCGAGGTCCCGCACCCCTCTCGATCATGGATCTATGGCCATGGGTACGGAGGTACGCCGGTGAGCACACAGCAACAGCCCCCGAGGAACACCGGGGCGTTCCGGACCAAGACGGTCGAGCAGTCGATCCGGGACACCGAGGAGCCCGAGCACGCGCTGAAGAAGTCCCTCTCCGCCTGGGACCTGACCGTCTTCGGCGTCGGCGTCATCATCGGCACGGGCATCTTCGTGCTCACCGGTATCGCCGCCAAGGAGAACGCCGGGCCCGCGACCGCCCTGTCCTTCGTCGCCGCGGGCGTCGTCTGCGCACTGGCGGCGCTCTGCTACGCGGAATTCGCGTCCACCGTGCCGGTGGCCGGCTCCGCGTACACGTTCTCCTACGCCTCCATCGGCGAACTGCCGGCCTGGATCATCGGCTGGGACCTGGTCCTGGAGTTCGCGCTCGGCACCGCCGTGGTCGCGGTCGGCTGGTCCGGGTACGCGCGGCACCTCCTGGCGACCAATCTCGGCTGGGACATGCCCCCCGCGCTGTCGGGACCCGATGCGGGAGGGCACTTCGACCTGCTGGCCTTCCTGCTCATCCTGGCGCTGACCGCCATCCTGGTCATCGGCATGAAACTGTCCGCCCGGATCACCGCGATCGTCGTCGCGATCAAGGTGACCGTGGTCCTGCTGGTCATCGTCGCGGGCCTGTTCTTCATCAAGGCCGACAACTACTCCCCATTCGTCCCCCCGGCCGAGGCGCAGGAGACGGGCAGCGGCCTCACGGCGCCCCTGGTACAGGTGCTGTTCGGCTACGAGCCCACCAACTTCGGCGTCATGGGCATCTTCACCGCGGCGTCCATCGTCTTCTTCGCCTTCATCGGGTTCGACGTCGTCGCCACCGCGGCCGAGGAGACCAAGAACCCTCAGCGGGACATGCCCCGGGGCATCCTGGGCTCGCTGCTCGTCTGCACCGTGCTGTACGTGGCCGTGACGCTCGTCGTCACCGGGATGCAGAACTACAAGGAGATGTCGGCGACCGCGCCGCTCGCCGACGCCTTCAAGTCCGTCAACCAGCCCTTCTTCGCCGGTGCCATCAGCCTCGGCGCGGTCGTGGGACTCATCACCGTCTGCATGATCCTGCTCCTGGGCCAGACCCGGGTGTTCTTCGCGATGAGCCGTGACGGGCTGCTGCCGCGCTTCTTCTCCGTCACCCACCCGAAGTTCCGGACCCCCCACCGGGCGACGATCGTGCTCGGCTGCGTCATCGCCGTCATCGCGGGCTTCACCAGCCTCGAGGCGCTCGCGGCCCTGGTGAACATCGGCACGCTCTTCGCCTTCGTGATCGTGGCCCTCGGCGTCATCATCCTGCGCCGCTCCCGCCCCGACCTGCCCCGGGCCTTCCGCACCCCGTGGGTGCCGACGCTCCCCATCATCTCGATCGCGGCGTCGCTCTGGCTGATGCTGAACCTGCCGTCCGAGACCTGGCTGCGCTTCGCCGTCTGGATGGCGATCGGCGTCGTCGTCTACTACCTGTACGGCCGCTCCCACAGCCGCCTCGGCAAGGCGGGCAAGGACGCCAAGTACTAGACGCCGTATCGCGGGA includes:
- a CDS encoding sugar ABC transporter permease, giving the protein MSIDKTSAPADTEHQVVNPDAAQNAVTAVDPRLLVREQGLKGYVAEFRRKMHAGDLGSIPVVIGLILICVIFQSLNSNFLSAQNLSNIAVTMVATGMMAVGIIFVLLLGEIDLSVGSVSGVSGAIVAVLSVTHGMNEWLAVLVAIASGAAIGALHGFFFARIGAPAFAVTLAGLLFWLGFMLQLLGDQGTINLDGDGVIGKLTTYYFSDVAAAYGLAAVAVAVFFLSSFVDSRRREAAGVPSRPLNDIVFRTVLLAVVAFAAAFMFNQYKGLPLALVLFLAVLVLTDFVLRRTAYGRKIFALGGSVEASRRAGINVTAVRISVFAIAGTFAAVGGLFWASKIAAANQSAGAGDLLMNVIAAAVIGGTSLFGGRGRTWNALLGVMVIVSIQYGLALEGIATPIQYMITGGVLLATVVIDSVTRKTQKTAGRA
- the dxs gene encoding 1-deoxy-D-xylulose-5-phosphate synthase gives rise to the protein MPLLTRIRGPRDLDRLSPEQLDQLAAEIRTFLVDAVSKTGGHLGPNLGVVELTIALHRVFDSPNDKVLFDTGHQSYVHKLLTGRQDFTKLRAKGGLSGYPSRAESEHDVIENSHASTVLGWADGLAKANEVLQKDDHVVAVIGDGALTGGMAWEALNNIAEAKDRPLVIVVNDNERSYAPTIGGLANHLATLRTTDGYERFLARTKEILDRTPVVGKPLYETLHGAKKGLKDFIAPQGMFEDLGLKYVGPIDGHDMEALESALTRAKRFGGPVIVHCLTEKGRGYQHAEQDEADRFHGIGPIHPDTGLPVKTSAASWTSVFGEEMVKLGKEREDIVAITAAMLQPVGLKKFAEAFPDRVYDVGIAEQHAATSAAGLATGGVHPVFAVYATFLNRAFDQVLMDVALHKCGVTFVLDRAGVTGDDGASHNGMWDMSILQVVPTLRMSAPRDAQQLRAQLREAVEVKDAPTVVRYSKGVVGPAVPAVGRVGGMDVLREPGTDRPDVLLVSVGALAPMCLEIADLLDKQGISTTVVDPRWVKPVDEALAPLAEQHRVVVTVEDNSRVGGVGAAVSQALRDAGVDLPLRDFGIPPRFLDHASRKEVMAEIGLTAPDIARQVTGLVAKLGGRLDGRLDGEPAEAPEPARD
- a CDS encoding amino acid permease, whose amino-acid sequence is MSTQQQPPRNTGAFRTKTVEQSIRDTEEPEHALKKSLSAWDLTVFGVGVIIGTGIFVLTGIAAKENAGPATALSFVAAGVVCALAALCYAEFASTVPVAGSAYTFSYASIGELPAWIIGWDLVLEFALGTAVVAVGWSGYARHLLATNLGWDMPPALSGPDAGGHFDLLAFLLILALTAILVIGMKLSARITAIVVAIKVTVVLLVIVAGLFFIKADNYSPFVPPAEAQETGSGLTAPLVQVLFGYEPTNFGVMGIFTAASIVFFAFIGFDVVATAAEETKNPQRDMPRGILGSLLVCTVLYVAVTLVVTGMQNYKEMSATAPLADAFKSVNQPFFAGAISLGAVVGLITVCMILLLGQTRVFFAMSRDGLLPRFFSVTHPKFRTPHRATIVLGCVIAVIAGFTSLEALAALVNIGTLFAFVIVALGVIILRRSRPDLPRAFRTPWVPTLPIISIAASLWLMLNLPSETWLRFAVWMAIGVVVYYLYGRSHSRLGKAGKDAKY